TAACAGGAATGTCTATCAATGTTCAAGGACTTTATCCAATAGGAGAGGGAGCTGGATATGCTGGTGGAATAACTAGTGCTGGTGTAGATGGTGTAAAAATTGTTGATTTAGCTTTCACTAGGATAAAAGCTTAATATAAAAAATAGGGAGGGATTAATATGAAAAATTTTAATTACAATATTCCTACAAAAGTTCTTTTTGGAAAAGGAAAAGTTAAAGAGGTAGGAAAAGAAGCAAAAAAATATGGAGATAAAGTTTTATTGGTTTATGGTAAAGGTAGTGTTAAAAAGAGCGGACTTTTTGATATAGTGGTAAATAGTTTAAAAGATGCTGGAATACATATCTATGAACTTCCAAATATAGATCCTAATCCGAGAATAGATTCTGTATATCAAGGTGCAGAGTTATGTAGAAAAGTGGGAATAAATCTTATAATTGCAATGGGTGGTGGAAGTGTTATAGATTGTTCAAAGGCTATTGCAGCACAAGCTAACTATTGTGGAGATGTTTGGCAAGATTTATATGTAGAACAAAAGTTAGATACATTAACTTCTACTTTACCAATAGCTTCTATTCTTACCCTTGCTGCTACTGGAAGTGAAATGAATGGAAATAGTGTTATTTCAAATATGCATACTAATCAAAAATTATCAATAGGGCATGATATATTAAGACCAGTATTTTCTATTTTAGATCCAGAATATACTTTTACTGTAAATAAATATCATACAGCTGCTGGAATAGTAGATATATTAAGCCATCTATTTGAACAATACTTTACTCCTGACCACGAAGGGTATTTACAAAATCGTATGATGGAAGCTATGATGAAAACAGTTATTGAGTATGGACCAATAGCTTATAATGAACTAGATAACTATGAAGCTAGAGCAAATCTTATGTGGACAAGTTCTCTTGCTCTAAATGGTATGGTATCTTATGGAAAAGTGGAAACTGATTGGGCAACTCATAGAATGGAACATGAGCTAAGTGCTTTTTATGATATTACTCATGGAGTTGGACTTGGAATACTTACACCATATTGGATGAAATATGTTTTATCAGAGGATAATGTACATAGATTTGTGGAATATGGAAGAAACGTATGGAAGATACACGGACATGATAATATGGAGATAGCAAATAAAGCTATAGATAAAACTAGAGAATTCTTTAACTCTTTAAATATTCCTCAAACTTTAAGAGAAGTAGGAATTGATGATAGTAAATTAGAAAAAATGGCAGAGCAAGCTACAATGTTTGGAGCTATTGGAACCATGAAAAAATTATATAAGGAAGATGTTTTAGCTATTTATAAAATGGCTTTATGAAAAAAATTAAAAGATATAAAAAATAATTATTAAATATAGGGAGCTGATATTATGAGTTACAATGATTATTTTGGAAAAAATGTAACAAATATAAGCACAGAAGTAAGTAATACTTTTGTAAGAAAAGTGATGTTAAATATGATAGGAGGACTATTAGTGACTACATTGGTTCCTATCTATGTATTTTTTATTAATCAAGGTTTGATGTATACTTTAGCTAAATATTTAAATATTGTAGCTTTAGGAGAAATAGTTTTAGTTTTTGTATTAACTTTAGGTTTGAAAAAGATGTCATCTGGTACTGCTAGACTTTTATTTTATATATATGCACTAATGAATGGAATACTACTTTCAAGCTTAACTTTTATTTTTCAACCAGTATCTATACTATATACTTTAGCGGTTACGATTATTATGTTTGTAGTAATTGGAATATATGGTTATACCACAAAAGAAGATTTAACAAAATATGGAAATTTCTTAACTACAGGATTAATAACTATTATTATAATTTCATTAATTAATTTTTTTGTGAAAGCACCAATGCTATATTGGATAGGGACTATATTAGGAGTTGTAATATTTTCAGCACTAATAGCTTTTGATATTAATAGAATAAAAGGTATTGCTTCTGATATGGTTGGTAATGATGAGGAAACAATGAAAAAATTAGGTATAATTGGAGCTTTGAATTTATATCTAGATTTTATTAATCTATTCCTGTATTTATTAAGAATTTTTGGAAAGAAAAGAGATTAGGTGTAAGTTATGAAAAAGTATTTTGGAATCATTTTTTTATTAACCTCTTCTCTCCTACTTGCAAAAGAAAATTTTAATAATATGGGAGAGATACATAGTAAAATATTATCAAATAGAGGTAAAGAACAATTCAGAAAGAATATAATATTTAAAAAATTTGAAAGATCTGGGTATAGTAATAGTAATCAATATTTAGAGTATATTGGTGAGATAGAAAATAAATATGATAATGATTTATCTGAATATGATGTTAAGACAAAGGGATTTATGATGGGAACAAATAGTAATCTAATCTCTAACCCTAATACATATATCGGAGTAGGATTTGGATATTTAAAATCAAAAGTAGATTATCATAATGAAGATGGAAAAATTAGAACTTATGGAATTGATTACTATATTGGACAAAATATTGATAATTGGTTATTTATAGGGAAAGCTGGGTATAGTGAAAGTAAAAATAGCTACGAAGATTATAGATATAGAACAAAAGATTACTCTCTAGGAGTAGAGGGAGGCTATATGTACTCTTTAGGAGAAAAGAGTATTGTCTATCCATATTTAGCTTTTGATTGGAACCAATATACAATGAAGGCTCATAATGATATTAAAGATAACGAAGATAGAGTAGGAAGTGGAGCTATTGGAATAACATATGCTCAAGAGCTTGGAGAAAAGTTTTTACTTACTACATCTGGAGAATGGAATTATGATTTTTCTGAAAGAAAAGAAATTAAAATTAATGATGGAAGCAAAATAAAAGGATTGGAAGTAGGAAGAGAGACAGGAGTATTTAATATTAAACTTGGATATTATGTTGATCCTGATTTTTTAGTTAGCTTAGGATATAGTAGTTTTTTAAATAAAAATTATTATTATGATATGTTTACCTTTACTCTTTCACATAACTTCTAATTGACAAAAATATATTAATTTGTTATAATAATTTTAACAACCCTTGGGAAGCTACCTATATGGACTAGGTGGCTTTTCTTTTTTTATTTTTTGAAATTGTTATCTAACTACTTATAATAAAAAAATCCTCAGTAGTAATTTACTGAAGATTTTACGTATTTATTATTAATCCAATATTTCTTTAAGTGTATTACTAATAATTCTTGTTAGAGTTTTTTTGAGTTTAAAGTAATCAAATCTAACGTTACTAAATTATCTAAATGACGTCTTAAAGTTTGAATACTTTTTATCTCTTTTACATATTTCAGTAGCTCTTTATCAGGTAATGGATTTTCTTTGGCAAAAATATAGTTTTGAATATATATGAACAATATATTACATTCAACTTTTGAAAGATTATGAGAGCTTTCTATATTTTCTATATATTTTTTTGCATAATTAAGTTTTAATATCTTATCCTTAAGCATCTGTATAATACTTTTTTGACCATTAACAATAAAATTTAACATTCCAATTACAAAGAATGTTACTTCTCCATAATTTTTTACTTTTGAAGTATTTAAGAAAAGTTCAGCATATTTTTTCTATCTTCAAATATTGAATAAGAAAGAGATAAACCTGTATAAATATCTACTTTTCTTGCTAAATACATAGAGAAAAGAAATCTTCCAAATCTTCCATTTCCATCATAGAACGGATGGATATACTCAAAATAATAATGAACAATAGAAGCTTTCAATAAAGATGGGATATCCTTTCTATTCATAAACTTAATTAAGTCATTAATATGTTCTACTATAGTTTCTTCTGAAGGGTCTCCACTATGTATATTACTAGCTCCATTTGAAACATTTATTCTTCCTTTTCTAAATAAAGTTCCATCTAATTTATTTTCTGGATTTTTTAAAATATCCTCTGAGAATATATCATCATACATTTTTCTTATCTGTTCTGGAGAATCAATATTTTCAATATTATTTAATATAATCTGAGTGTATTTATTAACAATACCAGAGTAACGAGTAGTTTTCTTTTCAAAAATATTTTTTCTTGTAGAAGATTAATTTCGTTTATAGGTAAACAGAATAAAGAATATTGCTCTTTTATTACTCTTTCTCCTCTTAATATAGGATAAATTTTTAATTCGGTATTATAAGTACAACAATTCTCAATTCTTTTTTGATATTCTTCAACTACATTTTCTCCTTTAAAATGTAATTTTTCTAAACTTTCATATTGAACCATTTTATAAAAATCTCCTATATTATATTTATTGTTATATTATACTATACTTTATAGCAAAATAATATCAAAAAGTTAAATTACCTAATTAACTTTAATCCATCATCTAATTAGAACTTTTAGAATAGATTAAAAATTAATATTCCTCTCTGCTCCAATTTATGATATAATTAGTATAAGATAAAGGAGTGGTTATGGAAAAGAAAGTTGAAACAAGAGAAGATAGAGTAAAAAACAAGTGGATTGGAGCTCACGTATCTACAACTGGTGGTGTATTTAATGCTCCAATAAATGCTAATAAAATAGGAGCAAGAGCATTTGCACTATTTACTAAAAATCAGAGAAGATGGGAAGCAAAGCCCTTGACAGAAGAGGATATAATGGAGTTTAAAAATAATCTAAAAAAATATGGATATTCTCCAGAATATATATTACCTCATGATAGTTATCTTATTAATTTAGGAGCTGAAGATTTAGAGAAAAGGGAAAAATCTTTAAATGCTTTTATTGATGAAATAAGAAGGTGTGAACAATTAGGACTAAAATATCTTAATACTCATCCTGGAAGTCATATTAACGAAATAAGTGAAGAAAAGTGTATAGAAAATATAGCTGACTCCATAAATAAGGCTTTAGCTGTAACAAAAGATGTAGTTGTTGTACTAGAAAATACAGCAGGACAAGGTTCTAATATGGGTTATAAATTTTCGCATATAGGTAAGATTATAGATAAAATAGAGGATAAAAGCAGAATAGGAGTTTGTTTAGATACTTGTCATACTTTGGCAGGAGGATATGAGTTAAAAGATGAAGATGGATACAATAAAACTATGGAGGAGTTTGAGAAAGAGATAGGATTTAAATATCTTAGAGGAATTCACTTAAATGACTCAAAATTTGATACTGGAAGTAAAAAGGATAGGCATGACAGTATAGGAAAAGGAGTTTTAGGTGAAGAATTTTTTATTAGATTTATGAATGATAAAAGATTTGATAATATTCCCATAATTTTAGAAACTATCGATGATACTATTTGGAAAGAGGAAATAGAATATTTATATAGCTTGATTAAATAATAAGGGAGGCTTTAATATGGATTTTTTAACAAGAAGAAGTATTAGAAAATATCAAGACAGAAAAGTGGAAAAAGAAGTTATTGAGCAATTGATGAAAACAGCTGTTGTATCTCCAAGTGGAAGAAATGGGAGACCATATGAGTTTGTAGTTGTTGATGATAAAGAAATTATTAAGAAGTTAGCTCATTCTAAAGAGAGCGGAGCTCAATTTGCAGAAAATGCACCTCTAATGATAGTAACATTATATCACGAATATCCAACAGGAGAAGATGATGCTTGTATAGCAAGCACTATTATTCAGTTAAAAGCTCATGAATTGGGATTAGGATCTTGTTGGTTACAAACTAAAGGAAAAATCGGAACTAATGGTAAAACTTGTCATGAAAATATCAGAGAGATATTAAATATCCCAGAAGATATTCATATAAGTAATATGATATCGTTAGAATATCCAGCTGAAGAGAGACCAGCATATACAGAAAAAGATATGGATATGACTAAGGTACATTTTAATAAATGGTAAAATAAAAAAGAGTTATTATAGGCAAAGCTATAGTAACTCTTTTTATATTTTGTATAGCAGCTTCTTTTAAATTAAATTATTTGTAACATATGTTACTGAAAAGAATATAAAATTATGATATTATATTCTCAAGTAAAAGATAGTTTAGTTTGGAGGTAAATAAATATGGACGGTATTATAAAAAATATAGAAAGATCTAAATCAGTTTCTCTAAAGTCACAAATAGAGTATAAGGAAAATTCAATTGAGCAATTAATACTTGCTAAAAATCAAGGTGTAACTATGATTCTTTTTTCTTTTGATAAAGGAAAGGAGATTCCTACTCATACAGCTAATGGAGACGCTTTTGTTACTTGTTTAGAAGGGGAAGGAAAAATTATTTTAGGTGGCAAAGAACATATTCTTAAAGAAGGGGATTATATTCTTATGCCAGCAAAAGAACCACATTCAGTTCATGCATTAGAAAAATTCAAAATGTTACTTACTATAGTGATGTAAAAAATAGGAAGAGATTTTCTCTTCCTATAAATTATTTATTAGTTTTTTTAATGCTTTTCCTACAGCTTTATCTTGTTCAGCTTTTTTCAGCTTATTTAGTAACCAGTTCAACTCTTTTTCATCAATAGAAAGATTAGTCTTAATATAATTTTCTAACATCTCTATCTCCTGAGGCAATAGTGCTTTTCTAGTAGATTGGTTAATTTCACCAACTGTACCTTTTCCTTCTAAGAATGAGATTATTTTATTCCAATTACTATATAAATCAGTTTTTCTAAGTAACATTATAGACTTATAGTCTAATTGTGGTATTTCAGAATATCCTTTTCTTTTAAGATATAACCTTATTTCCTCGTCCTTGTATGTATCTATTAAAATTTCTCCAGCTTTTTTAGAGTTCATTATTTTAGGAAGTTTACTATCTTTTCCCTTTGTTCTCAAATACTTAGATAAAGGGATTACTTGAACAGCTTTAAAAAATTCTATAAAAAACTCGTTATTTGAATATTCTTCGGGAATTATATTATCTTCTATTAACTCAATCATATCATCTATCTTTTTAAAATCTAGCATATATTACTCCTTTTTTATTTTATATTTAAATTATAACATTTACTTTTATAAAAGTAAATTTGAAAGTTAGTGTAATATATGGTACTATTAAAGAAAGAATAATTTTTGGAGGATAAAATGAGATTAGATAAATTTTTAACAGAGTGTGGTTTAGGAAGTAGAAGAGAGGTAAAGAAACTTTTGGATAATGGAAAAATACAAGTAAATGGAGTTATTGTAAAAAATCCACAAACTAATATAAAGGAAAATAGTGATATAATAGAGTATGCAGGGAATAAATTAGAGTATAAAGAATTTAGATATTATATAATGAATAAAAAAGCTGGATATATTACTGCTACAGAAGATCCAAAGGAGAAAACTGTAATGGAATTATTACCAGAGTGGGTTATAAAAAAAGATTTAGCCCCAGTTGGAAGATTAGATAAGGATACAGAAGGATTGTTATTGTTTACCAATGATGGTAAATTAGCTCATTCACTTCTTTCACCTAAAAAACATGTAGATAAAACTTATTATGCAAAATTGGAAAAGGAGATAGGAGAAGAGGAGATTAAAAAACTTGAAAATGGAGTAGATATAGGAGGATATATCACTCAACCAGCAAAAGCTAAAATTGTTGGTGAAAAAGAGATAGAGCTTATAATTAGAGAGGGGAAGTTTCATCAAGTGAAAAAAATGTTAGAAGCGGTAAATAATAAAGTTATCTATTTAAAGAGATTAACTTTTGGTAAATTAGAATTAAGAAATATGGAGTTGGGTGAAGTTATAGAAATTGAGTTAGAAGATATTATATAATTTTTTGAAAAGAAGAAAAAATATTAAAATCAGTCATAGTTTTACTTAAAAACATTTTTATTTCTTTTAAAAAGTTTATATTTTATAAAAAATATAATAGGACTTTTAAGGAGAGGTTATGGATATTATAAAAAGAGGAGAAACGAGATTAGATACTCCACGAAGAAAAAAAAGAGAAAAAGAGAATAGAAAAAGTATCTTTGAAATATATCGTTCTCAAAAGACAATAAAAGATTATCTCTTTTATCTTAAAGATTTTTTACAATATATATATGAAGGTGAAGATATTAGAAGTGATGAACTTATAGATTTAATGAAAGATATAGAGAAGCAGGATATTGAAGATTATTTAACACATTTAATAGAGGATAGAAAAATGAAAAAAACATCTATTAATAAAATTATATCCGCATTAAAATCTTTGTATAAAGAGATGGAAAAAAATGGATTTCCCAATCCCTTTAGATATGTCGAATTATTTAAAGTATCAAGAAATATTGACAATGTTTTGAAATTGTCAGCAGAAGATATAAAAAATATTATAGGACATTATAAAATAAACGGTGAAAAAGAATATAGAAATATAACTATCTTATATACTCTTTTCTATACTGGAATGAGAAGTTCAGAACTTATAAATTTAAAATTTAAACATCTTCTTAATAGAGAGGGAAGCTACTTTATAAAGCTCGAAGAAACAAAGAGTGGAAAAGAACAATATAAATCTATATATCCAACTCTTGTTGAAAAATTATTGGAATATAAAAGATATAAACAACAGTTTTTTTCTATTTCTGATAATGATATAGAAGAGCAGTATATATTTAATAGTTCAATTGAAAAAAATACAAAATTAGCATATAGAACATTATATGATATAATACAAAATTTTGGAAAGATAATAGGAAAAGATATCAGTCCTCATAATATTCGTCATGCTGTAGCAACCGAGTTATCTTTGAATGGGGCAGATATATTAGAAATAAGAGATTTCTTAGGTCATTCTGATACAAGAGTTACAGAAGTTTATATTAATGCTAAATCAGTACTGGAAAAAAGAGTTTTAGAAAAACTTCCAGATTTAGAGAAAATATAAATTAATGGTTAAATAATAAAAAATAAAGAAACGATAATTTTAATTATAAAATTCATATATAAAATTGTAGAAAATAATTATTTAATTTCATTGTTATAATTTATATTATTTAAAATAAAATAAAAAAATTTAAGAATATATTACGTTTTATAAAAATAATAAAAACAAAAATAATTATTTAACAACTAACCAAACCAAATATAAATTTTAATTATATTTGGTTGTGTTATTAAATTTAGTTAAATAAAAATTATTTCGAATAATTTATTGATTGTAAGTATTAAAAATAGGGAGTAACACTCCCTAT
This is a stretch of genomic DNA from Candidatus Fusobacterium pullicola. It encodes these proteins:
- a CDS encoding iron-containing alcohol dehydrogenase; amino-acid sequence: MKNFNYNIPTKVLFGKGKVKEVGKEAKKYGDKVLLVYGKGSVKKSGLFDIVVNSLKDAGIHIYELPNIDPNPRIDSVYQGAELCRKVGINLIIAMGGGSVIDCSKAIAAQANYCGDVWQDLYVEQKLDTLTSTLPIASILTLAATGSEMNGNSVISNMHTNQKLSIGHDILRPVFSILDPEYTFTVNKYHTAAGIVDILSHLFEQYFTPDHEGYLQNRMMEAMMKTVIEYGPIAYNELDNYEARANLMWTSSLALNGMVSYGKVETDWATHRMEHELSAFYDITHGVGLGILTPYWMKYVLSEDNVHRFVEYGRNVWKIHGHDNMEIANKAIDKTREFFNSLNIPQTLREVGIDDSKLEKMAEQATMFGAIGTMKKLYKEDVLAIYKMAL
- a CDS encoding Bax inhibitor-1/YccA family protein, which codes for MSYNDYFGKNVTNISTEVSNTFVRKVMLNMIGGLLVTTLVPIYVFFINQGLMYTLAKYLNIVALGEIVLVFVLTLGLKKMSSGTARLLFYIYALMNGILLSSLTFIFQPVSILYTLAVTIIMFVVIGIYGYTTKEDLTKYGNFLTTGLITIIIISLINFFVKAPMLYWIGTILGVVIFSALIAFDINRIKGIASDMVGNDEETMKKLGIIGALNLYLDFINLFLYLLRIFGKKRD
- a CDS encoding autotransporter outer membrane beta-barrel domain-containing protein — its product is MKKYFGIIFLLTSSLLLAKENFNNMGEIHSKILSNRGKEQFRKNIIFKKFERSGYSNSNQYLEYIGEIENKYDNDLSEYDVKTKGFMMGTNSNLISNPNTYIGVGFGYLKSKVDYHNEDGKIRTYGIDYYIGQNIDNWLFIGKAGYSESKNSYEDYRYRTKDYSLGVEGGYMYSLGEKSIVYPYLAFDWNQYTMKAHNDIKDNEDRVGSGAIGITYAQELGEKFLLTTSGEWNYDFSERKEIKINDGSKIKGLEVGRETGVFNIKLGYYVDPDFLVSLGYSSFLNKNYYYDMFTFTLSHNF
- the nfo gene encoding deoxyribonuclease IV, with protein sequence MEKKVETREDRVKNKWIGAHVSTTGGVFNAPINANKIGARAFALFTKNQRRWEAKPLTEEDIMEFKNNLKKYGYSPEYILPHDSYLINLGAEDLEKREKSLNAFIDEIRRCEQLGLKYLNTHPGSHINEISEEKCIENIADSINKALAVTKDVVVVLENTAGQGSNMGYKFSHIGKIIDKIEDKSRIGVCLDTCHTLAGGYELKDEDGYNKTMEEFEKEIGFKYLRGIHLNDSKFDTGSKKDRHDSIGKGVLGEEFFIRFMNDKRFDNIPIILETIDDTIWKEEIEYLYSLIK
- a CDS encoding nitroreductase family protein, which codes for MDFLTRRSIRKYQDRKVEKEVIEQLMKTAVVSPSGRNGRPYEFVVVDDKEIIKKLAHSKESGAQFAENAPLMIVTLYHEYPTGEDDACIASTIIQLKAHELGLGSCWLQTKGKIGTNGKTCHENIREILNIPEDIHISNMISLEYPAEERPAYTEKDMDMTKVHFNKW
- a CDS encoding cupin domain-containing protein — encoded protein: MDGIIKNIERSKSVSLKSQIEYKENSIEQLILAKNQGVTMILFSFDKGKEIPTHTANGDAFVTCLEGEGKIILGGKEHILKEGDYILMPAKEPHSVHALEKFKMLLTIVM
- a CDS encoding rRNA pseudouridine synthase — its product is MRLDKFLTECGLGSRREVKKLLDNGKIQVNGVIVKNPQTNIKENSDIIEYAGNKLEYKEFRYYIMNKKAGYITATEDPKEKTVMELLPEWVIKKDLAPVGRLDKDTEGLLLFTNDGKLAHSLLSPKKHVDKTYYAKLEKEIGEEEIKKLENGVDIGGYITQPAKAKIVGEKEIELIIREGKFHQVKKMLEAVNNKVIYLKRLTFGKLELRNMELGEVIEIELEDII
- a CDS encoding tyrosine-type recombinase/integrase, which codes for MDIIKRGETRLDTPRRKKREKENRKSIFEIYRSQKTIKDYLFYLKDFLQYIYEGEDIRSDELIDLMKDIEKQDIEDYLTHLIEDRKMKKTSINKIISALKSLYKEMEKNGFPNPFRYVELFKVSRNIDNVLKLSAEDIKNIIGHYKINGEKEYRNITILYTLFYTGMRSSELINLKFKHLLNREGSYFIKLEETKSGKEQYKSIYPTLVEKLLEYKRYKQQFFSISDNDIEEQYIFNSSIEKNTKLAYRTLYDIIQNFGKIIGKDISPHNIRHAVATELSLNGADILEIRDFLGHSDTRVTEVYINAKSVLEKRVLEKLPDLEKI